The Thamnophis elegans isolate rThaEle1 chromosome Z, rThaEle1.pri, whole genome shotgun sequence genome contains a region encoding:
- the LOC116521334 gene encoding olfactory receptor 6N1-like, translating into MNITEFIVLGFGNVGQWQSLLFFVFLVIYIVATAGNVLIVTLVAVDQHLHTPMYFFLGNLSCLETFYISNIVPKMMAGLLTDKNTISFRNCFVQFFFFSSLMATECYLLSAMSYDRYLAICKPLHYTKSMTTRICIQLAASSWISSLIAGVFLLSVMLQLTFCGPNEIDHYFCDTYPIMKLSCSDISFVELISFILAFAFTLPPFLLTLTSYIYIISTILKIPSTIGRKKAFSTCSSHLIMVSLFYGTIMIVYGLPKRKILSDVNKFFSFLYTVLNPLANPFIYSLRNNEVKDAIKRLARKLMSPKNY; encoded by the coding sequence ATGAATATCACAGAATTTATCGTGTTGGGGTTTGGAAACGTTGGACAATGGCAATCTCTCCTCTTCTTTGTTTTCCTAGTGATTTATATTGTAGCCACGGCTGGGAATGTGCTCATTGTGACTTTAGTTGCAGTTGATCAACATCTTCATACACCCATGTACTTCTTCCTGGGAAATTTGTCGTGCTTAGAGACTTTCTACATCTCAAATATTGTACCCAAAATGATGGCTGGCTTATTGACTGATAAAAACACCATTTCTTTTCGCAATTGCTTTGTACAATTCTTCTTCTTTAGCTCCCTCATGGCAACTGAGTGTTATCTCCTATCTGCAATGTCATACGATCGATATTTAGCAATATGCAAACCTTTGCATTATACAAAAAGTATGACTACTCGAATCTGTATCCAGCTAGCAGCTTCTTCATGGATAAGTAGCCTTATAGCTGGTGTCTTCCTCTTGAGTGTAATGTTGCAGCTTACATTCTGTGGTCCAAATGAAATCGATCATTATTTTTGTGATACATATCCAATTATGAAACTTTCCTGTAGTGACATCAGCTTTGTAGAACTTATAAGTTTTATCCTCGCTTTTGCTTTTACTCTACCACCTTTTCTCCTTACCTTGACTTCCTATATATACATTATATCTACTATCTTGAAAATACCTTCTACTATAGGTAGGAAAAAGGCTTTTTCCACTTGCTCATCTCATCTGATAATGGTTTCTCTGTTTTATGGAACCATCATGATTGTGTATGGGTTACCAAAGCGTAAAATACTTAGTGATGTCAAcaaatttttttctttcctgtacACAGTTTTAAACCCTCTTGCCAATCCTTTCATATACTCCCTGAGAAATAATGAAGTAAAGGATGCTATCAAGAGGTTAGCAAGAAAACTTATGTCCCCCAAAAATTATTAA